TCGATATGTATCTCACGGCGTGAATTTTCATTAACATTCGATTGCCTATGACGCTGTATAATCTTCACAACACTGTCAAGATTCCTTGGTGGCAAGTTCTTTATCATCCTTTGGAGCTGTTGTTTCTCAGAAAGGGTCATCAACCTGCCAATGATCCCAATGTGGCAACTTTTAACACAATGATAAGTAAACCAGCAAAAAGCCATCTGTCAGGAGTGCACATCtaaatactaaaataccccCCACCCATCCCCCTCCATCCCACCTTGTCACTCAAAACCCAACCCTGCTTACTTAAAAATCCACTACTTAGGAGTGTCCTACGCAGATGACAGATCATACTTTGTCATGCCTCCCCTGTGGGTTGTTCCACAATCCAACCTGGCTCTGCTATTTGACAGATCATATTTGTCTTTCCATTATAGCTTATTTTCACACACAATAGGGATAATATAGTGCAAAGCTGGACTACAGTTACAAACTCACAGAGTTGACATATCATGTTTCAATGATTTGAAAGAGATAATGTCTCATCACAACTGCAGAAAATCATGGAAGCACACCTATACTTTTATATCAGGTAAAATGATAACCAATCCAGTAACCAACTTAAACTTTCCTAGAAGTTCCTTCTTGCAAAACAAAATAGATATGGGATAAGCAAAATGCTAACTAAGCAAATGACAAAATATTCTGTCGGAAActaatactccataatatacAGAGGAACAATAGCCTAACCCTCATCAGTGTTGAGAGAATTACCTGCACTTTGACATCACAATATCAAGTAGTTCTTCAAGTTTCTGCTCCATTTGCTCAAGCTGCCAAAAGTAACATTGAGATCAACACTCATATTTCCTGATTGTTGTAGAATGAAACAGCAATAGCTGTGTGAGGGCttcaaaaagagaaaatttaTGTACCATTACTGAAAGATCATCTGAATGCTTCTTAAGCACTTCCTCAACAGTTGAACTGTCATTCTGGAGGAGGAATGGCAAATGATCAACCTGAAAAAGTCAGCAAAGATCAATTAATTAAGgaatatacaaaaacaaatgATTTGTGGACAAGTCATATTGCATGCACAGATTGGAGGAAAGTCATCAAACTCAGTCCATAAAACACCCTGGGGACAAACGCAATGGAAAACACCATAGTAAAGTAGGTCTTACATCTTGATCTTCTTTAGCAGCTCCAACATTTATATCTAAAAGGCAATCTCTATTTCTCTCGTTCATTAGCAAAGACTCTGTTCCCTTGTTGCCATCAAGTTTGCAGGCATTGTGGAAAGGCTGGCAGAAAATGGTCCAAGaatagtaaattatatatactgaTTGGGTAAGTGAAGCAAATGAAACAACAAACAGCTAATACCTTTGTCCCCTCTGGACTAGATCTCAACTGAGGGGCTTCACTATGGGATTCAGTACATCTATTCACAGCATTGTTGGATATTTCTCCTCTTGATGCTGAGACACTTTGACATTCTGAAGCCTGAATGAACAAAATTTCAAGCATAAATTTGCCAATATAAAAACAAAGTAAGATTTGCAAacaaatttatgagaaaaaaaaaagattagaaaTGATAAAGAACTAAACCCTATTGAGCCATTTGTATTAATTGCGATAAATTGTGAGAAactaaaaatctttaaaatgtttttaggTTTGTAAAAAACATTCTAGTAGGCAGTGATGCAATCTTTCTTCTGCCTCTCCAACAAAATCTAACTGGTTAGACTCACTAATTTCACAGTTTCTCTACAACTTCCTCCAACGACCCTTTGCTATACTTTCAGCAAGTTAAACTAACAGTTTTGCAACAAACACAGGAATTACTAGTAAAACCTACAATACTATAGAATGCCAAATACAAAAAAGAAGTCAGTACATGAGACATGAGAGTGAATACCATTTAAAACGTTGATAATCACAACAACAATAGACACGAAAGCAGGTGAAGACACTTACTGGCGAAGACAAAGTGGAAGGTTTGAGCTTCTTACAAGGATTCCCTTGA
This portion of the Ipomoea triloba cultivar NCNSP0323 chromosome 5, ASM357664v1 genome encodes:
- the LOC116019896 gene encoding uncharacterized protein LOC116019896, coding for MGWDASSGWNNLQPDYFGFYKCEIAELLSEDEDFLPSSLQTPVSAENLNGSKTSHYRKEYNSASSSSLFSNCIGPEVSGIKMGLLKSLLRQGVFALSEEVDEKVDVVFNICRLQSFLRFNESLITSSSAGSDFDQGNPCKKLKPSTLSSPASECQSVSASRGEISNNAVNRCTESHSEAPQLRSSPEGTKPFHNACKLDGNKGTESLLMNERNRDCLLDINVGAAKEDQDVDHLPFLLQNDSSTVEEVLKKHSDDLSVMLEQMEQKLEELLDIVMSKCRLMTLSEKQQLQRMIKNLPPRNLDSVVKIIQRHRQSNVNENSRREIHIDLEKEDNVTLWRLYFYIEAVENAKKLRNG